The sequence below is a genomic window from Humulus lupulus chromosome 3, drHumLupu1.1, whole genome shotgun sequence.
AGCTAATTTATCCCAAAGATGCTTCCTCTCCCCCATAGAATTGCTTCCATAAACCACTGTAGCAAAGAAAAATTCCTACTGGCCACTCACTTTGATCCTACAATGAACAAATTGGGGATCTTCAAGCAATATATCAACCTTCACAAATTTAGTTTGCCAAACAACTAGAATCCTACCAGAAACAATAGGACTTGAAAAATAATCCCAATTGTGAAAATTATTCTCAAAAACTTCTTTAATTTTCTCATGTTTCAACTTAGTCTCAAAGAAAGCTCCAAAACCAACCTTATTCTCCCTACATATACCAAGAATATCATTTTGCTTATCTTTTTTATTCATACCCCTCACATTCCATCCTATCATATTGCAAACTTCCATCACTGAATTGGGATAGAATTAGTGACCAAATGACCAATCCCTGTATCTTGCAGCACATCATATCCATTGCCCGATTTAGCCTTTCCTTGAACGAAATCTGACTTGTGAGCAATTACACCCCTTGTCTAGCACCTCTCCTTCTGGGAGTAATCCAGCTTCCTGCAATCTCAGCATTCCCTTTCCCAGTTTGCTGAGTAACTTCTGAGTTATCCTGAACATCACTAATAACCTTGGAAACATTTTGCTCTAGAGAGCTACTAGCCTTCTCTTCCTCTCCAATATTAGAAGCATTGCAAGATCTGGGATCAGGATTAACAGACTCAGAGTGTTGTTGAACCTCCTCTGTATTGGATATGATCTTGTCTGTACTAGCACCTTTCTCATCAGTAGATTTTTTCCTCCAACTCAAACCAGTATTCTTGTTACAATTTGCCAAAATATGACCTAAATTCGAGCAGGCAGCACACTTAGAGGGAAGCCATTCATACTCCACCACTTGTTCAGTTATTTGATCCCtttcattaataaaagaaatagatTTCGGAGGATGATCCGTAATCTCCATATCCACCAATATCCTCGCATATTTCACCATCGATCTACTTTGCGTCACTTTATCCACCATAACCGGCCTCCCAATTGTGCTCACCATAGCActgagactattttttccccaGTATTGCAAACCCAAGCCATTCAGCCGAATCCAAACTGGAACCGACTTGACCATTCTCATAGAGTCCATATCTGGTGTCCAAGGACGAAGAACCACTGGTTTTTTTTATCAAAGTGTATAACTCCTGTTTCCAAAACCAGATCCCGTGTAGCTTCATCCCTGAAATTAACAAGGGTAAAACCTGAATGCATTCTCACTATCTTCTCAACACCCAAGCTGCCCCAAATTCTCTTTACAAATCCTTCAAATACTCTAAAAGGTAGGTTGGCTCCCAGGACAATGCAAACAATCGCATTCTTCCAGAACGAAGCTTCAGTCTCAACCTCATCCATATCTAATCGGGCCACAACTTGGTCACCCAATTTCATAGGTTCAGTATAATTCAGACGAGTAGAGGGCGTGGGTACCTGGTTCGACTTAAATTtactccacacttccttagcagATCTCTGGAATTCAGAACCCTCTGCATCCTCAGCCCAACTCACTGGAGTAGAAGGGGAACGATTCGCACTTCCAACCCCCTGCACCTCAACACCACATTCCAGCTCCAGTTCATCACATGGATCATGAAAATCATCATCAGGTAACAGATCAGATACCTCAACTTGGATCGAAGGGAGGTCGTCCACCACCTCATCGGAAATTTTCGTCGGCTTCGATATACCTTTCTTCTTCCGAGCcatgggaagagagagagagagatatcacACGCTTTATCCCCCCGTCCCTGATATACTATGAGTATATAATTGAGAAATTTTTTTGGGATTGATGTGTAATGTGGTTTGATTGTGATTTGAGtgggtttagaaaatgaaaagtgaaaaaaaaaagaatgagagagagagtatatatattgaataaataaatatttcaatacactcccaatatgaatatataaaaaataatcaagtttggggagtgtagttattattgaaatatatatatctaaagtAAAGAAAAAACAAGAAGGGGGATTACGAGATTATAATATTATGGAAATAAAGTTGGTGAGttttggtcatgtgcttatagtaAAGTGAGTGTAATGCCGCAagatccctaatgaggtttaatggttggattagtaggccgggggggggggggggggcataattgatttattatgccattaaatgattatatgcacatttatgtgaattatatgatgttaaatacaaGCATGTGGATCCATATTTCatgttaggggcattttggtaatttgtgtaatgacccaactattctaaactttggaccattaataaactactatacacagacattAATCTTAAGaatacatacatatgaaataaccatatctttatttaaaaactgtaaggTAAAcgtttaaaatacataaaaattcataagtaggatatgggatcccattgttttgaaaataacgcataacataacttaaatcttaaaattcattacaactcagatgcggaaaaatacataaaaaatatgattgaaagacttaaacaacttcatcctcgaatcgttcgcgcagtccaccgatttccattctccctcaatacacattcccaagctgtcaagaaccttcccgctgccatactattttcctgcacatataaaacataaaggaatgagcctaacgcccagcaaggaaaatctactacaagcatgaaacataatcatacgcataaactatgaacatatatcatatactataacacatatatcataattctatcccatgtacatggtaactattggggtttgctaactaagcaactataagcctcaaactacaatgaggtttgctagttaagcaattataagccccaaaaacataaaaaaatgttggggtttgctatataacaactataagcccaaaacataaaaatgttagggtttgctatataacaactataagacccaaacatacatatatcataacacataaagtcatactatagcataatcataacacttttatataaacatagcacatagcacatatcacataagaactatcctattttccttaccaaaaataccagGATGATGAACAAGgtcgagattttggaacactcctaaaaaccattaatatagaggtgagtatcctaaaagaaaagagatgaaaagaatgaactacaccatcgaaaagatacttaccaacaagaacctcaagttcaaagaacttagatgtctaatcaagaataaagaatactgagttaggaattgagttgagaaaactataagaacttaatgaagcaatacataaaggaactaagaataggaatacctttgaatatttctatgaccaaactacacctcgaaaccgaaatacactataaaccttacttcccaagtgtttgataagcttataatgataaagcttataaccccaacccaagtgtttaacactctaaagtaatcctagcagcttgtaggctctgaactcagcttgatgaatgaagaaatgactgggtactaggtcctatttatagagttcaagaatgaaaagatcttcatttagcttgaataaaataatggctttttaattgaaaaaaatttgaacaatcgttcagcagaggctgaagactcggtcaaaaagattatgaacttatcaagaggttaaggattaaaatgagctcggtttcaaaattattcaaaaatcatgcactgcagccgatatatcgcctggactgaTATTCCTGAGGCTCGCCGAAGTTGTCGTGCGAAGTTatgtgttttttgtatccccatgtggcgatatatcgccccctagagctgcgatatatcggcatacgctgaaatattatacacgtaattacacttttcagcctaatttgaattgagtaaacagccttgactaagtcctttaacgatttcaaagctgctggcagactctaggattttcaaatattattcttaataaactattcctcaaaaatacttaatttctccttaaacatacatatgacaagtgttattatcttattgggtctatctaaaccttatagtataataattatcatcttcataatcagtcatattaatcaaaccttaggttataattaatactcttaaactataggttaaacttataaaatctacaagtgttgctacgagtgtccaactaagtcccggcttggaCCAAAATCTACAGtaaaaaacatactataactactacttattactattactactaccactatctaactagctaagtaaagttcttggactctacaatttggTCGTTGCGTAATtctgtattttcatgcatgtcggtgaactattgttgaggccacataaaAATGTgtatttgtttgagccattcgacatgagacgatcttcaAGTAACAAGTTAgtagtttagtcataacaggtttaagtcgGGGATCGAGGTGAGCctcggggtgatttgatgattagagcattatcgggagttaaagggtaattggatatgattttattagtatttgagaataacaggaattggtgagtgttaattatgattaacgagataggtggtaaatgacagttttacccttgggggcAATTAAAGGATGAATTGAGCATGGAGGGTATTTTTTtcatttgacctaggctatatataagttgaaggctgtagaaaacagaaccaaaacagagccttGTTTTCGTTCCTCACGATTATCATTTCCcttgaattttgaagcaagtttggggattcaaacttggagattgaagcttgaggtcttaggctagtgttcagccattgaggAGGTTTTAATtaaagcttaaggtaaggttttagtttaAGTTTATGGTACCTTGCTATATTTTTGATCTGGTTTTAGGATTTGGAGTTTTGATCCTagaaatgggaatttgatgaagttttgattggtgtaaggCTTGCTGAAGAAGAAGGGAGGAGCTGCAGTGCCGTTAGGCCGTGGCATGGTGAAGGAGGGTCATGCCCCGTGTTGGGGAATGAAGGCTGGCcgctgtaatgccccagattccctattatggttaatggttggattagtaggccgggagggccataactgtttaattatgccattaaatgtgtatgcatgtttatgagaattatattataatataatgttaaatgcatgcatgtgagtccacatttgtttacaggggtattatggtaatttggcccgttgagggtataattgtatatttgtatgtgtgataatgatatattgtgaggccacattataatgtggattggttcgagtattccgacatgagacgatcgtcaaacgtgattatcggtttggtcataacaggtttgagctcggggctcgcggtgagtctcggggtgatattaaaggttatagcgttaccggggattttagggtaacgggttatgaaatattggtgtttgaggatattgagattagcgggaaatgggaagcgttaattataattaacgggttaagctagaagtaccaattttacccccaGAGTAGTTTGAAAGGCTTGAAAtggtataagggcattttggtcattttagtgaGGATATATATAAGGTTTAGTGGCTGAAGGCTGTGGAATAAAACAGAGAAAAACAGAGTTTTGCCTCCTCCATTCCCGTACATCACCCTCTTCATTActcctttgaggttttgagctCTAGGAGTGGGATCAAGCTAAGGAAATTGAAAGGCAAGGTTGGAGCACTTGTTTTAGCTGGTgtgggaggtttaaagctagttCCAAGGTGAGTTTTTACTATATAGCACAGCTGGTGCTCTGTTTTATCTTTGGTATTTagttcatggtttttgatgtgggaagtgaggattaaagggagttcttGGTGTTagatgattgggttttggtgaggaggtgtcataggtaaggtttgggggttcaattacatgtttggagaaggttttaaGATGATTcgagggactggtttgaagggaaaaacgcagggttaaattctggttcgtgtgtggccgacttgctgatctgggctgggcgccgcggcgcagcaggggtgcgccgcagcccttggcgtttggcaggcagggagcctctctgtctggaggcgcgccgcggcgaaaaagtagggagggccgcggcccttagagccaattttgctaaaataaggtttttagcttggggattcaaaccataggcctcagggttggacctagtacccggttgggtagtatttgatgtctcgggggctgggatttggtttgggaacccttggttatcatttttattgatgaatcctatattttggttatgaccaggtgaccgtcgaggaatttaaaggttgatcgttctcaggggtcgttcatattatcatactcactcgaaccagaggtaagaaaacagtgtatgaatacagttgcaccctgtatagatatatggcatgcatggtttgatatgtgaggcatgctggttgatatatgtggacatggattgcatattaaaatGCTATTGAAAGCTGATTATCtgcttaagacactgactagtcagggaccgactctaaagtcgagaattacgcattgaatggctctatagcattaatgccagaccgaccctagggttgaagaacttataagcgcttgcctggtctacgaccagatgattatagccaaggtatatgaccccggtgaccgtttgtcacaaggctaagggacgttgtccatagtttcgactctagagtcgtgaggaaggttatgttggtgactaatcaccttgcacttgtcctaaacaaacttataaatgaaacacttatcgattaagccctggtgaccctatcgtcacatggctagagggagcgatgctcattgttgtgacttttggctattgtcacctatttgttggactgatagtcctgaaggaataactatgattattgttgatattatatcatgctatattgtgttttcttgctgggcctcggctcatgggtgctatgtggtgcaggtaaaggaaaggaaaagcttttccagccttgagtggagagcttgggcgatgtgatgtacatacagggccgcttgaccgccacggtcaaggagttctcggagggactaggggtttaccctatttttgctgcttaggccggcggagtttgtatatttgggactgtagcaactcttttgtaacttgaactacttgtaaccattttaaaaggctcatgagcagtttatttacttaataaaatgtaccctttcctttttgttggtttttcaccttaacctgttaatggtacctagatcacgtttttaaccaaaggactcgggtagcgggtcaaatttccgattcatcgttcaccgtaactgttctggggtaaccagggcgttacatccgcGACATGGTGAGGtagcccttagtggcattttggccagaaatgtgtttttggcttggggattcaaaccttaggcctcgggatcgttcctactgcccgatttagtaggattcggtGTCTCGGAAGCTAGGTTTTGGTACAGGAACCTTTTGTGattaattttattgatggaatcccgtaATTGGTTATGTCCAGGTGACCGTCAAGcaactaaaaggttgatcattctcaagggtcgttcttttattaattctcgctcgaaccagaggtaagaaaactgcacctcatatgtgacatgcatggttattcatgaggcatgttgagtgtttaaatgtggaccatTGATtgtatatcaaatgcttagcaaatcttgctcacttgtgcatggcactgactaaatagtcagaattggcaatggtgtcagtattaactgtgaagttgtgactcactagtcaagttcggcaatagtactgagcagtggtcacctggtattgactaataagtcaagaatggtcttagcgtgtttaatgcaagttgacaaagattagatctaatcgacacctgcattgaatgactcaaatgagcattaatgccggacccaccataagttcgatgaaaactaaaagcgcttgtctagcctatggatagtcacttagagccagggccagagggcccaagtgactgcttcgtcacatggatatgggtgctgagccccgaagtgacttacccaacagtcactcatttgCTTGGAGCCAAGGCCTGAAGGTCCAGGTGACTGGATTGTCACATGGCTGTGAgtgctgagccccatagtgactttctcatcagtcactcattatggtttaaaaGAACCTCAAGTGctgaatcactcatctgattagagctatacgctccttcatggttaatgtaaccataaagtgatattcactcatatgttcagggctataagctctgtatgattatcatgatcatcattttatattatatacatgcattattgagttttcttgctaggctttggctcatgggtgctatgtggtgcaggtaaagggaaagaaaagctcacccagccttgagtggagagcttaggtggtgatgtgtacatatgcggccgcttgaccaccacgaccaaggagttctcggaTGAACTAGGGGGTTGACCCTATTTTTTTTTGCCGCTTAcgtcggcgggttgtaaaatttaaattgtaattaccattttggattgtaaataacttgtaaacgtttttatgggcccatgaacagttttatgtttatatcctttcttttttattggttttcaccttaacctattaataacacctagatgcacctttttaaccaaagaactcgattagctagctaagcacggttcaaagttcacagtaacggtcttggagtaaccagggcgttagaGTGAGCTTAAATTTACTTTGTCaactacctttacctaagccatcgtTACAAGGCTATAAAAGTCCTATTGATacttatgcatatcatgatttatattagtggagaattgcaagtaagtgagcttatggaattaCTTGGTTTGAAAGGATCAATTGGAAAGAAATCTTGTGAGCATAATTGAtttcgaatatgtttatttaatgatcatgagttgataatccaaaatgttagtagactaagGTGTGTTGCTGGagtgttttgatcaaaattctagattaaataaactgttgagtagtttcctaagaattatatgattaacattcatgATTATGAGGCataattattgttgttgttataaTTCATGTTGTTCAAGTCTAGGTTTGTTTAAGTCATTTGTTTGAGGTTtaacaaagagtaagtttgggggagtttgataacttcattttaacatcattttaaaatgtatttttgtggtaatcttgagtctttatgtgtgttttgtgcaagattgcgcttttgtttgtctttgttgcaGGATGGTGCGATGAATCACGAGAATAATGTAAAAAGaagtgaaaatggtggaaaaacgagGTTCTTGGCAATTTTTTGACTAAAAATGATGCTAAGGATGATTAAAAGACAggttttgatgaagagatgagtTGAAAGACCTAATCTGAGGAAAAATTGAGTTAGGGTCGCGACTTGGGCTAATAAGTCATGACTCAAGGCGAAGTCAGAGACGCATAGCTGCTGGATGGAATTAGTGTCGTGACTTGGACTTACAAGTCgcgactcaagaggaaaacagGGGCTCAGCTAAGGGGAAAAATGGACACGGGTCGCGACTTGATTATGTTTAAGTCGTGGCGCCTGAAGATTGATCATGGAAGCACAAGGCTAAAAAGCAGACACGGGCCGTGacccagagaaggccaagtcgcaGCCCACATAGAGAAATCAAAACTTTTGTTATTTGTTTACTATAAATTTGTATTTAGGGTTTAATGAAGTCATTAGATCAGtttttttaattacgtttttaaaGACTAATTGTGATTCTTAGGCTAGTTATTCTacagttttatatttttttttcttctttaagtttatgaatcttatatttttaaattattattttgttgatttagtcatgtctgatatgaactaaaccaTTTTtgtctagggtttaatgtagtcactttgatttttatctaatttaattatgatattcttttgatttttcttctcatctatataatgtgtgtttaatgctagtaaatactttatcaatatttgcttgattttatgattttgattcaaaattcgaaagataaGAATTGAATAtactatcattatatagacataggttgcttGTTGGATGAAATACCTGTAttacttgtgtagtaattaggtttccatgcttaatgtctcctatttgtttaagtttatcacagagatgtagaataGCTGcgtataggttgagatcttatatcttgaaaaagaataagaatcGATTTaggttaacctgctattagaatatgaagaaagaaatctagaattgattaataaaattagtacaATGAAAAGTTGATGTAATTAACAATCTAGGTCTTTTTAATAgcgattttaaatattttaattagttgTTTTTGTTCAAAGCTATTTTCAATCTTAAAATTAAAACCAAAATTTTAGTTGCcaaaaagaaagtaaataaaaaattgttggtatttgggaaaaagtctttgtgggaacgatactctacttatcatatattaccttaatcgattgcgtgcacttgcgtatatgTATATTTTCGTGATCACTCGATTTGAAGGATGAACTCAAGAACAAGCTTTCAttaatttttaggttttaaatttGGGTGAGCATGTTTTGATTTGATCTGGGTTTTAAACCTAGGTTTCAAGGATGAATTcagaatatatttttctttctttatttggagattttaattaatttggttaatgtTATAAGTAAAGAAATAAATTTAGGTTTAGGtttatgtttaattttaattttttgtttattacaattattttaaagttttatttaattaaaatatgatttttttatttttaaaattttatattttgaaatttatttttgattatttaattaattcaataattaaaaaaacacgAGATCATTTGgtcataatgaaaaataaataaccaaaatca
It includes:
- the LOC133823961 gene encoding uncharacterized protein LOC133823961, with amino-acid sequence MVKSVPVWIRLNGLGLQYWGKNSLSAMVSTIGRPVMVDKVTQSRSMVKYARILVDMEITDHPPKSISFINERDQITEQVVEYEWLPSKCAACSNLGHILANCNKNTGLSWRKKSTDEKGASTDKIISNTEEVQQHSESVNPDPRSCNASNIGEEEKASSSLEQNVSKVISDVQDNSEVTQQTGKGNAEIAGSWITPRRRGARQGV